Part of the Osmerus eperlanus chromosome 22, fOsmEpe2.1, whole genome shotgun sequence genome, GGTTATTTAGTGTAGTCTGCCTCCTCCATATTCCTGTAGTCCAAAATATTGTTATAATGACTGGTACCTTGTCCAATTTCGTCACTTTGATTGGTCCCCGTCCCATTTATGTCCATTGTGATTGGTGCCCCTTCTTATACACTATGATTGGTCCACTGTCCCACTCCAAAGGCTTCTTGATTGGGTTATCACCACACACCAGTAGGCACTCATATGTCTCACTTTAGAGGGGCCCTGATTGCCTGTCATGCCAGTACCGTGGTGAATGATCCTGCTCTAGCTGATAGCAACCGGATCTGCGAGGTGATGAGAAACAAAGAGCTGAGGATTTCCATCTCTGCCAGAAATGTCAGCCATTTTAAAATGCAAGATACATGGTCAAAGAGACCCTATGTGGTGGAaagggtgtgtgggaggaagTCGGAAAGGTGGAAGAGCCTGTAAGGGAGGAAGCTAGTAACCTCAACACTGAGTACCACCTTGAaaggaacaaacacaacacagacttttttttttttttttactgggaaGGCCACCATGCAAAGCTGATTGACTAAAGTTAATAAACATGATCAGAACTTTTTTCCCTTTTCATGATAATTTCATCGAACCAGTGGCCAGCTCTGTGGCCACGAGCAACACATATCCTGTTATTGCTCTCCAACACCGGGGAAGGAAACTCACAGGCAGACAAGGCCATTAAGCTTTCTCGTGGCCAAAAATATCTGCAAGGGTTAGGGACGGCTTGGCATCGGCATGGCTGACAGCTAAGTGTAAAATGAGATTTGTGGGGGAATTACTCAAACCACATGGCTTGAACAGAGTACTGTTCAGTGGACCATTTTGGCGTAACTAAGATAGCTTGTTCCACTTATTCCGAGTGAAAATTGTCGAGGTCTGACAACCATACTGTTTAGTAAACAGGCTACTCATATGGCAATACAAGTGCAACCGTGTAAAAGAAATACAACACCAATGGAAATCCATTTTTTGATTGCTGCTAATAAAATGAATCACATGGAATATGAATAATACCATGCAATCAAATGATCTGTAAAGGTAACACCAAGATCAAGTGCGCAGTATGCTGAAGCTTTCGGATGAGTCGGGAGATATTGGAGCATTTGCCAATCTGTTCATTGACGATTCATGCGTGAAGTGTGTTTATTCCAGTTTCTCTGACACCCTGTGGATTCTGGTCATGCCATCAGAGCATATCACAACAGTTCCACTATAGACGCTTAATTACCTCGGTAGGCCTACTTCAACTATGCCAGAAAGCCACAGATGATTTTGAGTAAGCGGGGGAATGGTTGTATCCAATTCAATGGATCGTTACGTGTTTAATCACACGTGAATCGAAAAAAGTTAACTTTGAATGGAAACTGGAATTTGGTCCGGTAGGGAAACTTAATAACTTTACAAACTCAAGCCCCaaataatgaatgaaaaaaggttTACACGTGAAGTGATCTCTGCTCTATATATAGACAATTAACAGTCAGTCAGGCTTTAGAGAAGATCATAAAACAACATCAAATATTAAAGTCTTTCACAACATGAATGTTTTAAATGTCTAGTTTCATTGTCCCTGAGCCTGTTGATAGAACACTTAAGACATCTGTAGCCTAAATACATTTGACAGAAATCAATCTATCACTGTCTCCGTCGGAATGTTATAGATGTAAACATACATTACATTGAATATTCTATTGTGGACTATTCTATCGTTATTGTCCTGTATTCTACTTATCTACAAACATCGATGTGCTGTATGATATGTGCGCCACTCATTAGAATGTGGCAGTGGTTCAGATAATCCTACACAGCAAACATACAGGTACATCAGCAGTCGACAAGTAGCCTACCAAGCAGCCTGGGTAGGTTCCAGGTAGTAGCATGGTAGTTGGGATAAGCCTAAGGATATTACACAGTTAGCACCAGTTGTATTTGCAAAAAATCACTCACACCAACAATTTGAATAACTTGGAAACTATTTCAGCTATTTAAAACATCTAATAAAAGGATATGGCAACATTTTGGGGACTAGTACTTCAGCATTTGACAAAATATTGCTACTTATTTTTGTAACTATGTTTTCTTATTGTCAACATTTAAAGTTGCAGGCCAATAAATCGGAGTTCCAGTCCACCCATTTATCCTCATGAAGACTAATTTTTCCATCAAATGACATCAGACCATTCAAGATGGACGCCAGTCTGGGCTGTCAGTCATGGAGAAACTCCAATTGTCCTGTTACCTTCTGTATTATGTTCAACTATTACTCCTTTCCTGATACTGTATTCAGTTCCATCATTTGTCCATCACAACGATACACTCCAACACTCATACTGGCGTTGTCCTCCTATTGACGCCATCCTTAAGATCTTTCTGGAAGCAGTTGTGGACTTGTAGGAATCGGGAGTCATGCTCGGGGCTGTAAGACCCAGCAGTTGCACCCCCGCCCTTCATGGGGTCCCGAGCGAAGGAGTACATGCCCATGTCTGCCATCGCCATGCCCATCCCGAACCCTCCCCCTCCGACCGCGCCTCCAGACATCGACATTTTCATCCCCACCGGCGAAGGTTCGCGGGACGGGTCGGTTGAGTGTGAACTGGAGCGGGAGCGTCTCCGGCGGTAACGGTAACTGGGGATACGGGAGTACGGCGAAGACGAGGAAGTGGACTTGACGAACTCGCGGCGCGCCCGGAAGCGTTTCTCTTTGTTCTTCTCGATGTAGATGTTGACGGCGAGCACGCCGACCGACTCGGCCACGATGAAGGACAGGGCGCCGAAGTAGAAGGACCAGCCGTAGGAGTAGGTGTTCTTCTTGTCCTCATCACGCTTGTCGCTGGGGTCGCCGGCGTTGCTGGAGATATAGACGATAATGCCGATAATGTTGCTCAGGCCTggtgaaaaagagggagagaaagagagaaagagagagagaaagacattgtttgtttattgggctgatttggtaggaatacgtgtatgtgtgtttgaatgtactTTCACATACCTGCAGCCACAAACAGTATTCCGCCACTTAGCAGGATATTGTTCTTGCTGCTGTAGACCCTTCCTATTACCAAACACAGGCCTCCCAGAAGTAGCAGGATGGTGCTAAGGATGGGAAAGAGGCTGGATGCCCTCACAATTCCTGCACACAAAGTATAGCATGCTGGCACAGTTAGCTCAAAGTGGATTGGAAATGCAGCCTTTGTAGTGGCATGCCATCATCATTGGCATTTACCAATAATGTGTGCCTCCCAATGGAACGCACACACTTGCTATATTAGCATAACTTCTAACTTAAAGGGTGCTGAAAGTGCTACGCATGTGCACAGACAAGCGTCATACAGGAACTTCCCTTGCTACTTACTCGACTCACAATTACTCATAAGCGTTACCTTAGCTCCACGCACTGTCATGACATCATGTTTTTATGAGAGAACGCTACAGAAGTCGAGACAAATCGACGACGTCATGTCAAAGGGCTATCCGTGGCTCTCTGAAGCCAACCAGGAGGGGGTCAAAGACcccagaggggggggagaaaagaacCTACGTAAGATGTACTCCGAGCTGTCTGTGTCGTAGTCGTTGTCGCCTGGGAAATGATTGATCCTGAAACAGCTGCCTCTGTTGATACCTGCGGAGAAGACATAAAACACGTCAAGTGATACTTAAAACGCTTATGCAAATATGACAAGGATAGACATGaaggttttttttaaatgggatCGTCAGATCAAACAGATGTCGGATCTTCAAGAGAAGATTCTCATTGAAATGTTTTGGGTGGAATTGGGGTTGAAACTGACTTTTTACTCAGCATTGTTAAAAACCCATTGGAGGATAAGGCGGTCTGCACCCACACACCAGCTctgagcctccagcctccagcctctagtctccagcctctagcctccACCCACCCTAACTCAAACACCAAGACTCGCTGCTTAGAGAATGTTCCCTGAGCTTTTAAGAGAATAAAACATTGAAGTATTAATATTAAAAAAATGTGAGACTTTGAGTGCAGACTTTGACACTGATTTTGCAGCATCACCTAAAAGTTTCAGAATTAAGACTTGTGCAAAAGACGTTTAAAGAAACAAACTTCTGAATAATATATGGTTGATACTTCCGGATAAACAAATCTGTGTTCCTCATGGCCAAATTAAGGGGTGTTTTCTCCAAACATATTACATGCATACTGATATTTCAGTTCCAGCTACACAGGAGAAATAGGAAAAATCCTACACCAAAGGGTTCTCAGTCGAGAGACTGAAAGATCTACTTAGTAATTCAGGATACCAGGGGAGCACATCACACATGGTTCAAACAGGTACCTAGATGAGCTTCACCCTCCTAATGCTGCCCCTGCTGGCCAACCCCCAGTATTACACCACAGCATGAGGACTGCAGGATGGACACTCACTCCTCAGTCCTATCCAGCACTCGAGGGCTAGAGAGACATGACTTTAACAAATGAAACGATACATTACATTGGCTTCTGACCCACTACAAGCATAAATGACT contains:
- the LOC134008855 gene encoding voltage-dependent calcium channel gamma-4 subunit-like — protein: MAWCDRGVPVLLAIVGAFAAFSLMTIAIGTDYWLYSRAYICNTTNATTDDMQMQPKKTKGDMTHSGLWRICCIEGINRGSCFRINHFPGDNDYDTDSSEYILRIVRASSLFPILSTILLLLGGLCLVIGRVYSSKNNILLSGGILFVAAGLSNIIGIIVYISSNAGDPSDKRDEDKKNTYSYGWSFYFGALSFIVAESVGVLAVNIYIEKNKEKRFRARREFVKSTSSSSPYSRIPSYRYRRRRSRSSSHSTDPSREPSPVGMKMSMSGGAVGGGGFGMGMAMADMGMYSFARDPMKGGGATAGSYSPEHDSRFLQVHNCFQKDLKDGVNRRTTPV